In Juglans regia cultivar Chandler chromosome 13, Walnut 2.0, whole genome shotgun sequence, the following proteins share a genomic window:
- the LOC108987435 gene encoding uncharacterized protein LOC108987435 isoform X2: protein MLSGENEVPSTDEETREARYRIGTGWHRLRVEAVNMEFWPVEHPMEPPDEDRPVKCPMPASSALNDGGMNDRRFSESLRKRSEVPDVVSTEGVDGADVWPHVRAVRKRQHSTLTHGDQTPQMRMQPLPPTQNTIFQMLQQFDEFES from the exons ATGAAGTTCCATCGACAGATGAGGAAACCAGAGAGGCAAGATACAGGATTGGTACGGGTTGGCACCGTCTCAGGGTTGAAGCTGTAAACATGGAATTCTGGCCTGTGGAACACCCAATGGAACCACCCGATGAAGATCGGCCTGTGAAATGCCCAATGCCTGCCTCTTCTGCTCTCAAC GATGGTGGCATGAATGATAGAAGATTTTCTGAAAGCTTGCGGAAAAGGTCAGAAGTACCAGATGTGGTAAGCACAGAAGGCGTGGATGGTGCTGATGTATGGCCTCATGTTCGAGCAGTGCGTAAAAGGCAACACAGTACTCTTACCCATGGAGACCAGACCCCTCAGATGAGAATGCAACCTCTGCCCCCAACGCAGAATACCATCTTTCAAATGCTGCAGCAGTTTGACGAGTTTGAATCTTAA